One Aquarana catesbeiana isolate 2022-GZ linkage group LG06, ASM4218655v1, whole genome shotgun sequence genomic region harbors:
- the LOC141147383 gene encoding taste receptor type 2 member 40-like — MGINKLTMRCIWIVHDVAFWLPDIFESPPYNAVAFLIAFHMYFNYWLLAWLCIYYSIFITNFNHQMFLWIKRNLLAFLNQVLFLAGVGSLAIALLVYMWRCTVLSLVNNSANGTTIEDVSITYFYKTGAIILGSFLPFTGIAISLVVSLSSLLKHVNNVSQAGIDVQVHVTLIKSIVMFLILSVSYFLIYIINLTAAFKPKDPLQCIILLLVVLTPTMETMIIIQASPKMRKNFPGWFCARGTGGS; from the coding sequence ATGGGAATAAATAAACTGACTATGCGCTGCATATGGATTGTTCATGATGTGGCTTTTTGGTTACCAGATATTTTTGAATCACCTCCTTATAATGCCGTAGCTTTTcttattgccttccacatgtattTCAACTACTGGCTGTTGGCCTGGCTCTGCATCTATTACTCCATCTTCATCACCAACTTCAACCACCAAATGTTTCTCTGGATTAAAAGGAATCTGTTGGCTTTCCTGAATCAGGTGCTCTTCCTGGCGGGAGTCGGGTCACTGGCCATAGCTCTTCTCGTATACATGTGGAGATGTACGGTACTTTCCCTTGTCAATAATTCTGCGAATGGAACAACCATTGAAGATGTTTCCATTACTTACTTTTATAAGACCGGTGCCATCATCCTTGGCTCCTTCCTTCCATTTACTGGCATTGCCATCTCCCTCGTGGTCTCCTTGTCATCTCTTCTGAAGCACGTCAACAACGTCAGCCAGGCTGGTATCGATGTTCAGGTCCATGTCACCCTCATAAAATCAATAGTCATGTTTCTCATTCTTTCAGTCTCTTACTTCCTTATTTACATCATTAATCTCACCGCAGCATTTAAGCCTAAAGATCCTTTGCAATGTATCATCTTGTTACTGGTAGTGCTGACTCCAACGATGGAAACCATGATCATTATACAGGCCAGTCCTAAAATGAGGAAGAACTTTCCAGGATGGTTCTGTGCCAGGGGGACTGGGGGCAGTTAA